A region from the Vicia villosa cultivar HV-30 ecotype Madison, WI linkage group LG3, Vvil1.0, whole genome shotgun sequence genome encodes:
- the LOC131655967 gene encoding homeobox-leucine zipper protein ATHB-5-like: protein MSSLLSMYQSKGVEERNETKGYSEEFQAMLNRLEQEDSYEDGNIMLEKKRRLGYDQVKALEKSFELDNKLEPERRMKLAEELGLQPRQVSIWFQNRRARSKTKQLERDYGVLKSNFDVLKVEYSNLQQENQTLTIKLRELKERMLRAGKNELQKGGAESNSSGVIKKEINVDCSMINLVHYYDDSRGSHENVFQNQFMRIEEQNFFSNGELFSFFSVDQSPTL from the exons ATGTCTTCTTTGCTTTCCATGTACCAATCCAAAG GTGTTGAAGAGAGGAATGAAACAAAAGGCTATAGTGAAGAATTTCAAGCAATGTTGAATAGATTGGAACAAGAAGATAGCTATGAAGATGGTAACATAATGTTGGAGAAGAAAAGAAGACTTGGCTATGATCAAGTTAAAGCTTTGGAAAAGAGTTTTGAGTTGGACAACAAGTTAGAGCCAGAGAGAAGAATGAAGCTAGCTGAAGAATTAGGGTTGCAACCTCGACAAGTTTCGATTTGGTTTCAAAATCGTCGGGCTCGATCGAAAACGAAACAATTGGAAAGAGATTATGGTGTTCTTAAGTCCAATTTTGATGTTCTTAAGGTTGAGTATAGTAATCTTCAACAAGAGAATCAAACTCTTACTATAAAG TTAAGAGAGTTGAAAGAGAGAATGTTGAGAGCTGGAAAAAATGAGTTACAAAAAGGAGGTGCAGAAAGTAATTCAAGTGGTgtgattaaaaaagaaattaatgttGATTGTTCAATGATAAATTTGGTTCATTACTATGATGATTCAAGAGGGTCTCATGAGAATGTGTTTCAGAATCAGTTTATGAGAATTGAGGAGCAGAATTTCTTTAGTAATGGTGAATTATTCAGTTTCTTTTCAGTTGATCAATCACCTACTTTGTAA